In a genomic window of uncultured Flavobacterium sp.:
- a CDS encoding helix-turn-helix transcriptional regulator, producing MSTLTKPNHIGRKISRIRELRDMKQEALAQALGISQQTISAIENSETVEEEKLADIAKALGVSVEAIKNFSEENMISYFNTFHDNSINNGHLGHNNNCTFNPLDKLIETFQEKEKLYERLLQAEKDKIEYLEKLLKK from the coding sequence ATGAGCACACTTACAAAACCAAATCATATAGGGCGAAAAATTAGCCGTATTCGTGAACTTCGAGATATGAAGCAAGAAGCTTTGGCGCAGGCTTTAGGCATTAGCCAGCAAACTATTTCGGCTATTGAAAACAGTGAAACTGTAGAAGAAGAAAAATTGGCAGATATTGCAAAAGCTTTGGGAGTAAGTGTAGAAGCAATTAAAAATTTTTCAGAAGAAAATATGATTAGCTATTTTAATACTTTCCACGATAATAGTATCAATAACGGTCATTTGGGACATAATAATAATTGTACTTTCAATCCTTTAGATAAATTAATTGAAACTTTTCAGGAAAAAGAAAAGCTTTACGAACGTTTATTACAAGCTGAAAAAGACAAAATCGAATATTTGGAAAAACTATTAAAAAAATAG
- the rplS gene encoding 50S ribosomal protein L19 has product MADLMKFVQTELVAKKDFPVFGAGDTITVFYEIKEGEKTRTQFFKGVVIQRRGSGNTETFTIRKMSGAIGVERIFPVNLPALQKIEINKKGAVRRARIFYFRELTGKKAKIKDKRR; this is encoded by the coding sequence ATGGCAGATTTAATGAAATTCGTTCAAACCGAATTAGTTGCTAAAAAAGATTTCCCTGTTTTTGGAGCTGGAGATACTATCACAGTTTTCTACGAAATTAAAGAGGGTGAAAAAACAAGAACTCAGTTTTTCAAAGGAGTTGTTATTCAAAGAAGAGGTTCTGGTAACACAGAAACTTTTACTATCCGTAAAATGTCAGGTGCAATTGGAGTTGAGCGTATCTTCCCAGTAAACTTACCAGCTTTACAGAAAATTGAAATCAACAAAAAAGGAGCTGTACGTAGAGCTAGAATTTTCTACTTCAGAGAACTTACTGGTAAAAAAGCTAAGATTAAAGATAAAAGAAGATAA
- a CDS encoding agmatine deiminase family protein — protein MNKLFLTLLLLPLFPSCQQDEAMAKPDESKNTEIMYTMPEESAPHEGTWLQWPHQYQYGIDYRNDLDATWISMTKSLATSEKVHIIAYDVTEKSRITELLKNAKISLSAIEFKIFKTDDVWIRDNGPIYVKDKNNQLVIQDWGFNGWGKKAAFKNCNTIPSQIAKDQKTTVIDLNNVMINEGGAVEIDGNGTLLATKSAILNSNRNPGMTQQQAEANFRKYLGITHFIWLDGKAGREITDMHIDGFARFGNTNTIVTMNENDLLYWEVPENDIDTLYNAKDINGKNYTFVKLPLSKNDVVTTYGKKLGYKGSYVNYYIGNTVVLVPNYNDPNDAVANQLIQNLYPSRKVIGIDVRNLYANGGMIHCVTQQQPK, from the coding sequence ATGAATAAATTATTTCTAACCCTACTATTATTGCCGCTATTCCCTTCTTGTCAGCAAGACGAAGCAATGGCAAAACCGGATGAATCAAAAAATACCGAAATTATGTATACAATGCCCGAAGAATCGGCACCACATGAAGGAACCTGGCTCCAATGGCCACATCAATATCAATACGGAATTGACTATCGAAATGATTTAGATGCAACGTGGATTTCCATGACGAAATCATTGGCAACAAGCGAAAAAGTGCATATAATTGCCTACGATGTTACTGAAAAAAGCAGAATTACTGAGTTATTAAAAAATGCAAAGATTTCTTTGTCAGCTATAGAATTTAAAATTTTTAAAACCGATGATGTTTGGATCAGAGATAATGGTCCTATTTATGTAAAAGACAAAAACAATCAATTGGTAATTCAGGATTGGGGATTTAATGGTTGGGGCAAAAAAGCAGCTTTCAAAAATTGCAATACAATTCCGTCGCAAATTGCAAAAGATCAAAAAACGACAGTTATAGATTTAAATAACGTAATGATTAATGAAGGCGGAGCGGTAGAAATAGACGGAAACGGAACTTTATTAGCCACCAAAAGCGCGATACTAAATTCGAATCGTAATCCCGGAATGACGCAGCAACAAGCCGAAGCAAATTTTAGAAAGTATTTAGGAATAACGCATTTTATTTGGCTTGACGGAAAAGCAGGAAGAGAAATTACAGACATGCACATTGATGGTTTTGCACGTTTTGGCAACACAAACACAATCGTAACCATGAATGAAAACGATTTGTTGTATTGGGAAGTTCCTGAAAACGATATTGATACACTTTATAATGCAAAAGACATAAATGGCAAAAACTATACTTTTGTAAAACTGCCATTATCTAAGAATGATGTTGTAACAACTTATGGCAAAAAACTAGGATACAAAGGCTCTTATGTAAACTATTATATTGGAAACACGGTTGTTTTAGTTCCTAATTACAATGATCCAAATGATGCTGTTGCAAACCAATTGATTCAGAATTTATATCCTTCCAGAAAAGTAATTGGAATCGATGTTCGCAATTTATATGCAAATGGAGGAATGATTCATTGCGTTACGCAACAGCAACCAAAGTAA
- a CDS encoding AraC family transcriptional regulator has product MSDFNLKRIYNTRNFIEMNYNQIISISSLEDISSYSYRNLQRVFYSLFKETIGAYQTRLKIENGYKKLLYSNAPISDIALEVGFADVQSFSKTFKKHFNCSPSVARNQKELLLNDVPPQQTISPVLEPEILFIPEKTIYYSSCKTSYINPEIETLWDTLLQNEFSEPITDFFGIITDDIVITEKTKCTYEACIVTETITKNLPVKKIFGGRYARFFHHGCYETLEDTYQQIFGKWFLNNNVEFSHLAVIEHYITNNGNCDTPSDYLTAIFIPLL; this is encoded by the coding sequence ATGAGTGATTTTAATCTAAAACGTATCTACAATACACGGAATTTTATTGAGATGAATTACAATCAAATCATCTCAATAAGTTCTCTTGAAGATATTTCCAGTTACTCTTATCGAAATTTGCAGCGTGTTTTTTATTCTCTATTTAAGGAAACAATTGGCGCTTATCAAACCCGATTGAAAATAGAAAACGGCTATAAAAAACTTTTATATTCGAATGCGCCAATTTCAGATATTGCGCTTGAAGTAGGATTTGCCGATGTGCAGTCTTTTTCGAAAACTTTCAAAAAACATTTCAATTGTTCGCCTTCTGTTGCGCGAAATCAAAAAGAACTTTTACTAAACGACGTTCCTCCGCAACAAACCATTTCTCCTGTTTTAGAACCTGAAATTCTTTTTATTCCCGAAAAAACAATTTATTATTCCAGTTGTAAAACTTCTTATATCAATCCGGAAATAGAAACTCTTTGGGATACTTTATTACAAAATGAATTTTCGGAACCCATCACAGATTTCTTCGGCATTATAACAGATGATATTGTGATTACCGAAAAAACTAAATGCACTTACGAAGCTTGTATTGTTACCGAAACTATCACTAAAAACCTTCCTGTAAAAAAGATTTTTGGAGGTCGATATGCTCGTTTTTTTCATCATGGATGTTACGAAACCTTAGAAGATACATATCAGCAAATCTTTGGAAAATGGTTTTTAAACAACAATGTCGAATTCTCTCATTTAGCTGTAATCGAACATTATATTACAAACAACGGAAATTGCGATACTCCATCAGATTATCTTACGGCGATTTTTATTCCTCTTCTTTAA
- the trmD gene encoding tRNA (guanosine(37)-N1)-methyltransferase TrmD, which produces MRIDIITILPELLKSPFEASIMKRAIDKGLVEVHFHNLRDYTTNKQKSVDDYPFGGGAGMVMTVQPIDACITHLKSEREYDEIIYMSPDGETLNQKMANTMSMYENIIILCGHYKGVDQRVRDHFITKEISIGDYVLSGGELGALVLSDALIRLIPGVLSDETSALTDSFQDNLLSGPIYTRPADYKGWKVPEVLTSGHFAKIDKWREDMAFEHTKNRRPDLLEGH; this is translated from the coding sequence ATGCGAATTGATATTATAACGATTTTGCCGGAATTATTAAAAAGTCCGTTTGAGGCTTCGATCATGAAACGCGCCATAGACAAAGGTCTGGTTGAAGTTCATTTTCATAATTTACGTGATTATACTACGAACAAACAAAAAAGTGTCGACGATTATCCTTTTGGCGGAGGCGCCGGAATGGTTATGACCGTTCAGCCAATTGACGCTTGTATCACACATTTGAAAAGCGAACGTGAATACGACGAGATCATTTATATGTCGCCGGACGGAGAAACTTTGAACCAAAAAATGGCGAATACAATGTCGATGTATGAAAACATTATCATTTTATGCGGACATTATAAAGGTGTAGATCAGCGTGTTCGTGATCATTTTATTACCAAAGAAATTTCGATTGGTGATTACGTTTTATCTGGCGGAGAATTAGGCGCTTTGGTTTTATCAGACGCTTTAATTAGGTTAATTCCTGGTGTTTTAAGTGATGAAACTTCAGCATTAACAGATAGTTTTCAGGATAATTTACTTTCAGGACCTATATATACAAGACCTGCAGATTATAAAGGATGGAAAGTTCCTGAGGTTTTAACGAGCGGTCATTTTGCTAAAATCGACAAATGGCGTGAGGATATGGCATTTGAACATACAAAAAACAGAAGGCCGGATTTGCTTGAAGGACATTAG
- a CDS encoding nuclear transport factor 2 family protein, protein MRKTLIIVVSVFVFISCNNQNQSKMIGTNRNEKLIKQYFDYFNNHDWKKMSEMYVETADFKDPSLGPGIVKQSRKQTEDKYAELNKIFPDLHDKIIQIYPSGENHIIVEFISTGTAPDNSKLELPICTIFTIDNGLITKDFTYFDNFQDEGEK, encoded by the coding sequence ATGAGAAAAACATTAATAATCGTTGTTTCAGTTTTTGTGTTTATTTCCTGTAACAACCAAAATCAGTCGAAAATGATAGGTACTAATCGAAATGAGAAATTGATAAAACAATACTTTGATTATTTTAATAATCATGATTGGAAAAAGATGTCGGAAATGTATGTTGAAACGGCAGATTTCAAAGATCCTTCTTTAGGACCTGGAATTGTAAAACAATCGCGCAAACAAACGGAAGATAAATATGCCGAATTGAATAAAATTTTCCCTGATTTGCATGATAAGATTATCCAAATTTATCCATCGGGAGAAAATCATATTATTGTGGAGTTTATTTCGACAGGAACCGCGCCGGATAATTCAAAATTGGAATTGCCTATTTGTACTATTTTCACAATTGATAATGGATTAATTACCAAGGATTTTACGTATTTCGATAATTTTCAAGATGAAGGCGAGAAGTAG
- the tnpA gene encoding IS200/IS605 family transposase: MANTYTQIHIHFVFAVKFRQAIIHNDWKEELYKYIAGIIKNNNHKLLAINGVSDHVHVLIGIRPAQSISDLMKNIKQDSSKWINTNKFLKIHFEWQEGYGAFSYSRSQLNAVANYIENQEAHHKKKTFREEYIDFLEKFEIDYDEKFIFKELI; this comes from the coding sequence ATGGCAAATACATATACCCAAATACACATTCATTTTGTTTTTGCCGTAAAATTTAGGCAAGCTATAATTCATAATGATTGGAAAGAAGAGCTTTATAAATACATTGCAGGAATTATTAAAAATAATAATCATAAACTCTTAGCGATAAATGGGGTTTCAGATCATGTTCATGTTTTAATTGGAATAAGACCTGCACAATCAATTTCTGATTTGATGAAAAATATCAAACAAGATTCTTCAAAATGGATTAATACAAATAAGTTTTTAAAAATTCATTTTGAATGGCAAGAAGGATATGGAGCGTTTTCATATAGCAGATCCCAGTTAAATGCAGTAGCTAATTATATTGAGAATCAGGAAGCACATCATAAAAAGAAAACTTTTAGAGAAGAATATATTGACTTTCTGGAAAAATTTGAAATAGATTATGATGAAAAGTTTATTTTTAAAGAATTAATTTAG
- a CDS encoding Zn-dependent protease produces the protein MKKIAILIFIIFCSCNKEKVKEIPRKIPKETPQEAPYFKQIKSNDVKLPKPIYGDWLYSRKDKGQTFEQYFRSNHIVPTKDANIIYIRPIGNFTSLQKKQIQLTNEYLEIYFQLKTKTLEPISNDVVPNSARRIMYDHEQLLAGYLLNDILKEEEPVNRIALMGLSELDLYPKPEWNYVFGLASYRDKVGVSSIYRLQDGKLTAENFNLCLSRLLKISSHEIGHMFGLHHCTNANCVMNGTNSMDETDRHSIRLCSVCQRKLNSCISYDNKKRLTDLEKYFKKNGLNDESELMKKDIKVIQ, from the coding sequence ATGAAGAAAATAGCTATTCTAATTTTTATAATATTTTGTTCCTGTAATAAAGAAAAAGTAAAAGAAATTCCGAGAAAAATTCCAAAAGAAACTCCTCAGGAAGCGCCATATTTTAAACAAATCAAAAGTAATGACGTTAAATTGCCGAAACCAATTTATGGAGATTGGCTGTATTCCCGCAAAGACAAAGGACAAACTTTTGAGCAATATTTCAGGTCCAATCATATCGTTCCAACAAAAGACGCGAATATTATTTATATAAGACCGATTGGGAATTTTACTTCTTTGCAAAAGAAACAAATTCAGCTTACAAATGAATATTTAGAAATTTACTTTCAATTAAAAACAAAAACTTTAGAACCTATTTCTAATGATGTAGTTCCAAATTCTGCCAGAAGAATAATGTATGATCATGAGCAGTTATTGGCGGGTTATCTTTTAAATGATATTTTAAAAGAAGAAGAACCTGTAAACAGAATTGCTTTAATGGGACTTTCAGAACTGGATTTGTATCCTAAACCAGAATGGAATTATGTTTTTGGTTTGGCTTCTTATCGTGATAAAGTTGGCGTGAGTTCAATTTACAGATTGCAGGACGGGAAATTAACAGCTGAAAATTTTAATCTCTGTTTGTCACGATTGCTAAAAATAAGTTCTCACGAAATTGGACATATGTTTGGTTTGCATCATTGTACGAATGCAAATTGTGTTATGAATGGCACAAATAGTATGGATGAAACCGACAGACATTCGATAAGATTATGTTCTGTTTGCCAAAGAAAATTGAATTCCTGTATTTCATATGATAATAAAAAGAGATTAACGGATTTAGAAAAATATTTTAAAAAGAATGGCTTAAATGATGAATCTGAATTGATGAAGAAAGACATTAAAGTGATTCAATAA
- a CDS encoding NAD(P)H-dependent oxidoreductase codes for MGKIKILAITGSTRKNSSNYKILKYISEHIKTEFEVEIFEDLAEIPHFNPDLDTENPPKQVEVFRNKIIVADGVIICTPEYVFSLPGSLKNALEWCVSTTIFSNKKIGLITASASGEIAHEQLILIMKTLEAKFEENTQLLIQGVRGKINEEGEIINGETNIALQKFISNFENQF; via the coding sequence ATGGGAAAAATAAAAATTCTGGCTATAACTGGCAGTACGAGAAAAAATTCGAGCAATTATAAAATTCTAAAATATATTTCAGAACATATAAAAACGGAATTTGAAGTTGAAATTTTCGAAGATTTGGCTGAAATTCCTCATTTTAATCCGGATTTAGATACAGAGAATCCGCCAAAACAAGTTGAGGTTTTTAGAAATAAAATTATCGTGGCTGACGGAGTTATTATTTGTACACCGGAATATGTTTTCAGTTTACCCGGAAGTTTGAAAAATGCTTTAGAATGGTGCGTTTCAACGACTATTTTTTCGAATAAAAAGATAGGATTAATAACCGCTTCTGCTTCGGGAGAAATTGCACATGAACAGTTAATTTTAATAATGAAAACGCTCGAAGCTAAATTCGAAGAAAATACACAGCTTTTAATACAAGGCGTTCGCGGAAAAATTAATGAAGAAGGGGAAATTATAAATGGCGAAACTAATATTGCGCTTCAAAAGTTTATTTCTAATTTCGAAAATCAATTTTAG
- a CDS encoding sugar phosphate isomerase/epimerase, with protein sequence MITRRNFLINTSLAATAVLALPSLAFTMDKKEIGLQLYTLRDELPKDVKSTLAKVAEAGFTTVETYGFSIKDQFWGLSPIELKKILDQNGLKAVSGHYNLGSFLADGDITELKAAIEAAAILKSEYLTIPWVDEPLRKNIEDYKVIATRLNEAAKMCQKAGLKLAYHNHDFEFQKHDGITGYEILLKETDKDLVHFELDLYWVVRSGNDPIQLFKENSGRFKMWHVKDMDKLNSALNTEIGSGSIDFKTIFREAKQSGMKHFFVEQENNYNPNPFDSIKTSCDFISKNLL encoded by the coding sequence ATGATCACAAGAAGAAACTTTTTAATCAATACCAGTTTGGCTGCAACGGCAGTTTTAGCCTTGCCATCATTAGCATTTACTATGGATAAAAAAGAAATAGGTTTACAATTGTATACTTTAAGAGATGAACTTCCGAAAGATGTGAAATCGACTTTAGCAAAAGTGGCAGAAGCAGGATTTACAACTGTTGAAACGTATGGTTTTTCTATTAAAGATCAATTTTGGGGATTGTCTCCAATTGAATTAAAGAAAATATTAGACCAAAACGGACTTAAAGCTGTAAGCGGACATTATAACTTGGGAAGCTTTTTAGCTGATGGAGATATAACAGAATTGAAAGCAGCAATTGAAGCTGCTGCGATTTTGAAAAGTGAATATCTAACAATTCCGTGGGTTGATGAACCGCTTAGAAAAAATATTGAGGATTATAAAGTTATTGCAACGCGATTGAACGAAGCTGCTAAAATGTGTCAGAAAGCTGGTTTAAAGTTGGCGTATCATAATCATGATTTCGAATTTCAAAAACACGACGGAATTACCGGATATGAAATTTTATTGAAGGAAACAGATAAAGATTTGGTTCATTTTGAGTTAGATTTATATTGGGTTGTTCGCTCAGGAAATGATCCAATTCAATTGTTTAAAGAAAATTCAGGACGTTTTAAAATGTGGCATGTAAAAGATATGGATAAATTAAATTCGGCTTTGAATACAGAAATTGGTTCGGGTTCAATTGATTTTAAAACTATTTTTAGAGAAGCAAAACAATCCGGAATGAAACATTTTTTTGTAGAACAAGAGAATAATTATAATCCAAATCCTTTTGATTCGATTAAAACAAGTTGTGATTTTATATCTAAAAATTTGCTTTAG
- a CDS encoding cupin domain-containing protein yields the protein MQSFGTSKEFIKGDEIEWEIVGEGIKRKILAFDDKVMLVNVHFEKGGIGVLHEHYHSQVTYISSGKFDVTISGVTQTLKEGDSFYIPPHAIHGVVCLESGMLTDVFSPAREDFLK from the coding sequence ATGCAAAGTTTCGGGACAAGCAAAGAATTTATAAAAGGAGATGAAATAGAGTGGGAAATAGTTGGAGAAGGAATCAAACGCAAAATTCTGGCTTTTGATGATAAAGTAATGTTGGTGAATGTTCATTTTGAAAAAGGCGGAATTGGCGTCTTACACGAACATTATCATTCTCAGGTAACTTATATTTCCAGCGGAAAATTTGACGTTACGATTTCGGGCGTTACACAAACATTAAAAGAAGGCGATAGTTTTTATATTCCGCCTCACGCGATTCATGGCGTTGTTTGTTTAGAAAGCGGTATGCTTACAGATGTTTTTAGTCCTGCAAGAGAAGATTTTTTAAAATAG
- a CDS encoding MFS transporter: MAACTGLIVANLYYCQPLIVLIANEFKIPEASAGTITYLTQAGYAIGLFFMVPLGDKIERKKQILITTFASVIALILAATAKSFFLLQMASLLIGITSIVPQLILPLAASLSAPEQRGKVVGTIMSGLLVGILLSRTLSGFIGQVLGWRSMFYIAAGICLLIFFVIQNKFPVNKPQFQGTYGQLIQSLFTLIKTQPVLREATIINVFSFAQFGAFWTTMVLLLSGAPFHFNSATIGLFGIVGASGALAAPLVGRLGDKGGSRVAVGYGCLLILLSFIIFYFSIESVIGIAIGIVFIDIGIQGVHISNQTRVYSLLPEARNRLNTVFMSFSFLGTAAGSAYGLLLWKLGGWHAVAIGCVGLSLLSFVVYGLTYKSKSKK, from the coding sequence ATGGCAGCTTGCACTGGACTTATAGTTGCAAATCTGTATTACTGCCAACCTTTAATTGTTTTAATTGCCAACGAATTTAAAATTCCAGAAGCCAGCGCGGGTACAATCACGTATCTAACGCAAGCCGGTTATGCGATTGGTTTGTTTTTTATGGTTCCGCTGGGCGATAAAATAGAACGTAAAAAGCAAATTTTAATTACCACTTTTGCTTCTGTAATTGCGCTAATTCTTGCTGCTACGGCAAAAAGTTTTTTTCTGTTACAAATGGCTTCTTTATTAATCGGAATCACTTCAATTGTTCCGCAGCTTATTTTGCCTTTGGCAGCTTCTTTGAGTGCGCCGGAACAACGAGGAAAAGTAGTTGGAACCATTATGAGCGGTTTACTTGTTGGTATTTTACTTTCAAGAACCTTAAGCGGATTCATTGGGCAGGTTTTGGGCTGGAGATCGATGTTTTATATCGCCGCCGGAATTTGTTTGTTGATCTTTTTTGTAATTCAAAATAAATTTCCAGTTAATAAACCTCAGTTTCAAGGAACTTACGGTCAGTTGATTCAATCTCTTTTCACACTTATAAAAACGCAACCAGTATTACGTGAAGCAACAATTATTAATGTGTTTAGTTTTGCACAATTTGGAGCTTTTTGGACGACAATGGTTTTATTACTTTCAGGAGCGCCTTTTCATTTTAATAGTGCTACAATTGGTTTATTTGGGATTGTAGGAGCTTCAGGAGCTTTAGCAGCGCCTTTAGTGGGAAGATTAGGAGATAAAGGAGGTTCGAGAGTCGCTGTAGGTTACGGTTGTTTATTGATATTACTTAGTTTTATAATTTTTTATTTTTCAATAGAAAGTGTCATCGGAATCGCTATCGGAATTGTATTTATTGACATAGGAATTCAAGGTGTTCATATTTCAAATCAAACCCGAGTTTATTCATTGCTTCCCGAAGCCAGAAACAGACTAAATACTGTATTTATGTCGTTTAGCTTTTTAGGAACTGCCGCCGGATCTGCTTATGGATTATTATTATGGAAACTTGGCGGATGGCATGCTGTTGCTATTGGCTGTGTTGGACTGTCATTACTCTCATTTGTAGTTTACGGTCTTACTTATAAATCAAAGTCTAAAAAATAG
- a CDS encoding peptidylprolyl isomerase: protein MENGIYAKFNTGKGSILVKLTHDLTPGTVGNFVALAEGNMENKVKPQGQKFYDGLTFHRVIPDFMIQGGCPKGTGTGDPGYKFDDEFHPSLKHDRPGVLAMANSGPASNGSQFYITHVPTSWLDGKHTVFGHVIEGQDVVDAVAQGDSLDNVEIIRVGEEAEKFNAIEAFIALKGARLKRDAALKAESEAKMEQLAAGFDKTDSGLRYKMIQKGDGKKAEAGKTVAVHYEGSLENGKVFDSSYPRKKPIEFRLGQGQVIEGWDEGIALLQVGDKARFVIPSDLAYGASGAGGVIPPNATLIFDVELMDVK from the coding sequence ATGGAAAACGGAATATACGCTAAATTCAACACTGGTAAAGGTTCGATTTTAGTAAAACTTACACATGATTTAACACCAGGAACCGTAGGGAATTTTGTAGCTCTTGCAGAAGGAAATATGGAAAATAAAGTAAAACCTCAAGGACAAAAATTCTATGATGGATTAACATTTCATAGAGTAATTCCTGATTTTATGATTCAAGGTGGTTGTCCAAAAGGAACTGGAACTGGAGATCCTGGATATAAATTTGATGATGAATTTCACCCAAGTTTAAAACACGATCGTCCGGGAGTTTTAGCAATGGCAAATTCAGGACCTGCAAGTAATGGTTCTCAATTTTACATTACTCACGTTCCAACTTCTTGGTTAGACGGAAAACATACTGTTTTTGGTCACGTAATCGAAGGTCAGGATGTTGTTGATGCTGTAGCTCAAGGAGATTCTCTTGACAATGTAGAAATTATCAGAGTTGGAGAAGAAGCTGAAAAATTCAACGCTATTGAAGCTTTCATCGCTTTAAAAGGTGCTCGTCTAAAAAGAGATGCAGCTTTAAAAGCAGAATCTGAAGCAAAAATGGAGCAATTAGCTGCTGGTTTTGATAAAACTGATAGCGGTTTACGTTACAAAATGATCCAAAAAGGAGACGGTAAAAAAGCTGAAGCTGGTAAAACAGTTGCAGTTCACTACGAAGGATCTTTAGAAAACGGAAAAGTTTTTGATTCTTCTTACCCACGTAAAAAACCAATCGAATTTAGATTAGGTCAAGGTCAGGTTATCGAAGGATGGGACGAAGGTATTGCTTTGTTACAAGTTGGAGATAAAGCTCGTTTTGTAATTCCATCTGATTTAGCTTATGGAGCTTCAGGTGCAGGAGGAGTTATTCCACCAAACGCAACTTTGATTTTTGACGTTGAATTAATGGACGTAAAATAA
- a CDS encoding cytochrome c, which translates to MKTKILILAAVVLFVVSCGTKKAAPATPATPAVTEAAKPTALTPELAEGKNLYENSCARCHKLYDPKKFSQEDWKPILVRMQKKAKLDDTQMASISNYITSQL; encoded by the coding sequence ATGAAAACAAAAATCTTAATCCTAGCAGCTGTAGTGTTGTTTGTAGTTTCGTGTGGTACTAAAAAAGCAGCTCCGGCTACACCAGCAACTCCAGCGGTAACTGAGGCAGCAAAACCTACAGCATTAACGCCTGAATTGGCAGAAGGAAAAAACTTGTACGAGAATAGTTGTGCAAGATGTCATAAGTTGTATGACCCAAAGAAATTTAGTCAGGAAGATTGGAAACCAATTTTAGTAAGAATGCAGAAGAAAGCGAAGTTAGATGATACGCAAATGGCTTCGATATCAAATTATATAACTTCTCAATTATAA
- a CDS encoding GreA/GreB family elongation factor, protein MKPTPTFCKTDYHFLRELIVKSKNSTNTKEANQLSQELDRAIISKEGELDNSIVRINSYVTIEDVKAKKQMKIQIVLPSFADVKESKISILAPLSVAIIGFKENDEVDWELPAGIKTLKIVAVSNTSESIS, encoded by the coding sequence ATGAAACCAACACCCACTTTCTGTAAAACAGATTATCATTTCTTAAGGGAATTGATTGTAAAAAGTAAAAATTCGACAAATACAAAAGAAGCCAATCAGCTTTCGCAGGAATTAGACCGCGCAATAATTAGTAAAGAGGGCGAATTAGACAATTCGATCGTGAGAATCAATTCTTATGTCACTATTGAAGATGTAAAAGCTAAGAAACAAATGAAAATTCAGATCGTTTTACCTTCATTTGCTGATGTAAAAGAAAGTAAAATTTCAATTTTAGCGCCTTTAAGCGTTGCTATTATTGGATTTAAAGAAAATGACGAAGTTGATTGGGAATTGCCGGCTGGAATAAAAACTTTAAAAATAGTTGCTGTAAGCAATACTTCTGAAAGCATTTCTTAA
- a CDS encoding thioredoxin family protein — translation MARTPSNMIPLGTIAPSFKLKDTNSNNEYSYEDLKGSKGTLVIFMCNHCPFVLHVINEIVMIANDYRVQGLGVIAISSNDVEKFPQDSPELMTEFTFQNKVDFPYLYDESQEVAKAYEAACTPDFYLFDNQDRLFYRGQLDDSRPGNGIPLSGSDLRNAIDSLIYNRNLKGPQKPSIGCNIKWK, via the coding sequence ATGGCACGTACACCTTCAAATATGATTCCGCTTGGAACGATTGCTCCGAGTTTTAAATTAAAAGATACCAATTCGAATAATGAATACTCGTATGAAGATTTGAAGGGATCAAAAGGTACGCTTGTAATTTTTATGTGCAATCATTGCCCATTTGTGCTTCATGTAATTAATGAAATCGTTATGATTGCCAATGATTATCGTGTTCAAGGACTTGGCGTAATTGCAATTTCCAGTAATGATGTAGAAAAATTTCCACAGGATTCTCCTGAATTAATGACGGAATTTACTTTTCAGAATAAAGTAGATTTTCCTTATTTATATGATGAAAGTCAAGAAGTTGCCAAAGCCTATGAAGCTGCATGTACTCCGGATTTTTATTTATTTGACAATCAGGATCGCTTATTTTACCGCGGTCAACTAGATGATTCAAGACCTGGAAACGGAATTCCGTTAAGCGGAAGTGATTTACGAAATGCAATTGATTCTCTTATTTATAACCGAAATCTGAAAGGTCCTCAAAAACCAAGTATTGGTTGTAACATCAAATGGAAGTGA